One Miscanthus floridulus cultivar M001 chromosome 11, ASM1932011v1, whole genome shotgun sequence DNA window includes the following coding sequences:
- the LOC136490754 gene encoding indole-3-glycerol phosphate synthase, chloroplastic-like: MEALAIGSAPPRPGLAALARYSHLRRPGTLAATATAAKRPLTAASMDAAAAGGRPSPAPIRCTSAETDAEVDEVATSSHAAADAGATMNTEQGGNGSPVAGAVDSAEVAGVDGIRIRRRPVTGPAVHYVGPFQFRLENEGNTPRNILEKIIWNKDVEVSQMKERRPLYMLKGPLDAAPPARDFVGALKASYDRTGLPALIAEVKKASPSRGVIRENFDPVQIAQAYEKNGAACLSVLTDEKYFQGSFNNLEAIRNAGVQCPLLCKEFIVDAWQLYYARSKGADAVLLIAAVLPDRDIKYMLKICKILGMAALVEVHDEREMDRVLGIDGVQLIGINNRNLETFEVDITNTKKLLEGERGQIIAQKDVIVVGESGLFTPDDISFVQNAGVKAVLVGESLIKQEDPGKAITGLFGKDISHASAT, translated from the exons ATGGAAGCACTAGCTATCGGATCCGCGCCTCCCCGGCCGGGCCTCGCTGCCCTCGCAAGGTACTCCCACCTCCGCCGCCCCGGAAccctcgccgccaccgccaccgcagcAAAGCGCCCCCTCACGGCGGCCTccatggacgccgccgccgccggtggccgcCCGAGCCCCGCGCCTATCCGCTGCACCAGCGCGGAGACG GACGCCGAGGTGGATGAGGTCGCGACGAGCTCGCACGCTGCGGCCGACGCGGGGGCCACCATGAACACGGAGCAAGGGGGCAACGGGAGCCCCGTGGCGGGCGCCGTGGACTCCGCCGAGGTCGCGGGCGTCGACGGGATAAGGATCCGGCGGCGGCCCGTGACGGGGCCCGCGGTGCACTACGTGGGTCCGTTCCAGTTCCGCCTCGAGAACGAGGGGAACACGCCGCGGAACATCCTCGAGAAGATCATCTGGAACAAGGACGTCGAGGTTTCGCAG ATGAAGGAGAGGAGGCCCCTGTACATGCTGAAGGGCCCGCTTGATGCTGCTCCCCCCGCCAGGGACTTCGTTGGGGCGCTCAAGGCGTCCTATGATCGGACTGGCTTGCCTGCTCTGATTGCGGAGGTCAAGAAGGCTTCACCAAGCCGGGGTGTTATCAGGGAGAATTTTGATCCA GTTCAGATCGCTCAGGCATATGAGAAAAACGGAGCAGCATGCCTTAGTGTTCTTACAGATGAAAAGTACTTTCAG GGAAGTTTTAACAACTTGGAGGCTATTCGCAATGCTGGAGTCCAG TGCCCTCTTCTGTGCAAAGAGTTCATTGTTGATGCTTGGCAACTTTACTATGCACGGTCCAAGGGCGCAGACGCTGTTCTTCTAATTGCTGCTGTATTACCTGACCGTGATATCAAATACATGTTGAAAATTTGCAAAATACTTGGGATGGCTGCTTTAGTTGAG GTTCATGATGAAAGGGAAATGGACCGTGTTTTAGGGATCGATGGTGTACAGCTCATCGGCATCAATAACCGTAATCTTG agacatttgaagtTGATATTACAAACACAAAAAAGCTTCTGGAGGGTGAACGAGgacaaattatagctcaaaaggATGTAATT GTTGTAGGAGAATCTGGGCTGTTCACTCCTGATGACATTTCGTTCGTTCAAAATGCTGGGGTCAAAGCG GTTCTCGTGGGGGAATCCCTCATCAAGCAGGAGGATCCAGGGAAAGCAATCACTGGGCTTTTCGGCAAAGATATCTCGCACGCTAGTGCTACCTAA
- the LOC136490753 gene encoding protection of telomeres protein 1b-like — protein sequence MEEAPAGERKRPREGDAVTSAAAAAGDPQYTYLSIADALKVPGVRVCIFAVVSEIGIAVRSRGTDFTLTLRIVDQSCTAGISATFFADDTALLPCVKSSGDVISLHNVMITMHGEFFVTFNKKFSSFALFESKVSAECSPYQSSMKYRGSIDDKELLTQQRTWLAAYKPLGLKDLELQLRSLKSDSTFDLVCKVVHVHEDSGKWIFYVWDGTDTPAAEFQAILDAEAVQSPPVLEGPPLPREVLCTMPCVGTVLRIYSNRFIKQVLHMQKGIYWARFCNITCKQEFGIWKGILLATSRVRLLSHEDGSVVDRLKMYDSRNANKVHRRPMTGIPSNVTGVDVEYKKAGYSTLMESLTHDEVTHKLKTLVRVVGAYPCHPSEVHFLLSTGHCMRLTLEDPTARIHAFVHKDEMVKFFGGFLTEETVKKKMNKLLGNPEPEDSEEGAPLTRNPPWIWCCLMSYYKDKNDIWGSRTYRIHATEFRD from the exons ATGGAGGAGGCACCAGCGGGGGAGCGGAAGAGGCCGCGTGAGGGCGACGCGGTTActtccgccgcggcggcggccggggacCCTCAGTACACGTACCTGTCTATCGCCGACGCCCTCAAGGTTCCCGGCGTCCGGGTCTGCATCTTCGCCGTCGTCTCCGAGATCGGCATAGCCGTCCGCAGCCGTGGCACGG ATTTCACACTTACGTTGAGGATTGTGGATCAATCATGCACGGCTGGAATCTCTGCAACATTTTTTGCTGACGACACTGCCCTATTGCCCTGTGTTAAGTCAAGTGGAGATGTGATCAGTCTCCATAACGTCATG ATAACAATGCATGGGGAGTTCTTTGTTACATTTAACAAAAAGTTTTCTTCATTCGCGCTATTTGAAAGCAAAGTATCTGCTGAGTGCAGCCCGTATCAGTCTTCTATGAAATATCGTGGCAGCATAGATGACAAAGAACTTTTAACCCAGCAGAGAACGTGGCTTGCTGCATATAAACCTCTAG GTCTCAAAGATCTCGAATTGCAGTTAAGGAGTTTAAAGTCTGATTCTACTTTTGATCTAGTATGCAAG GTTGTTCATGTCCATGAAGATAGCGGCAAATGGATTTTTTATGTTTGGGATGGAACTGATACCCCTGCAGCTGAGTTTCAGGCAAT TTTGGATGCTGAGGCAGTTCAGTCGCCCCCTGTACTTGAAGGACCACCTCTACCCAGGGAGGTTTTGTGCACAATGCCATGTGTCGGAACTGTTCTGAGGATTTATTCAAACAGGTTTATCAAGCAAGTATTACACATGCAAAAGGGTATTTATTGGGCCAGGTTCTGCAATATTACTTGCAAGCAAGAGTTTGGCATTTGGAAAGGCATTTTGCTGGCCACTAGTAGAGTTCGCCTTTTATCTCATGAAGATGGTAGTGTTGTTGATCGTCTGAA GATGTATGACAGCCGCAACGCCAACAAAGTTCACCGCCGGCCGATGACAGGCATCCCTTCTAATGTTACTG GTGTAGATGTAGAATATAAGAAAGCAGGTTACTCAACGTTAATGGAGTCTTTAACTCATGATGAG GTGACACACAAATTGAAAACCTTGGTCCGTGTTGTGGGAGCATATCCATGTCATCCTAGTGAAGTCCATTTTTTGCTTTCAACTGGACATTGTATGCGGTTGACTCTTGAGGATCCTACAGCGAGAATTCATGCGTTCGTCCATAAGGATGAGATG GTCAAATTCTTCGGTGGTTTTCTGACCGAAGAAACTGTTAAAAAAAAGATGAACAAGCTACTGGGCAATCCAGAACCAGAAGACAGCGAGGAAGGTGCCCCCTTGACCAGGAATCCACCTTGGATATGGTGTTGCTTGATGTCATACTATAAGGACAAAAACGATATCTGGGGCAGCAGAACGTACCGAATCCATGCCACAGAGTTCAGGGATTGA
- the LOC136490755 gene encoding uncharacterized protein, with protein MDKRTKLLIYAAAAHMLLSMMTIVIQSRKRKRSHRRLGITYGPMEIRDRMRIDYLENKIWKNDTTCVNMLRLRKESFFRFCKLFWDRGLLQDTIHMCVEQQVAMFLNTVGHNLRNRLVATNFDRSGETVSRYFHLVLHAVGELRAEYIRPPSLETPTKIARNPRWDPYFKV; from the coding sequence ATGGACAAGAGGACCAAACTGTTGATCTATGCGGCTGCAGCACATATGCTGCTTTCCATGATGACAATTGTCATTCAGTCTAGGAAAAGAAAAAGGAGTCACCGTAGACTGGGAATTACCTATGGGCCAATGGAAATAAGAGATAGAATGAGAATTGATTATCTAGAAAATAAAATATGGAAGAATGACACAACTTGTGTTAACATGCTTAGGCTCAGAAAAGAGTCTTTCTTCCGTTTTTGTAAACTTTTTTGGGATCGTGGCCTCCTTCAAGACACCATACATATGTGTGTTGAGCAGCAAGTAGCTATGTTTTTAAACACAGTGGGTCACAACCTTAGAAATAGACTAGTTGCCACTAATTTTGATAGATCCGGTGAAACTGTGAGTCGTTATTTTCACTTGGTCCTTCATGCGGTGGGTGAGTTAAGAGCAGAGTATATAAGGCCACCTTCATTGGAGACCCCAACCAAAATAGCAAGGAACCCAAGGTGGGATCCTTATTTTAAGGTGTGA
- the LOC136493809 gene encoding uncharacterized protein: MEPSFRSRKTHCTQNVMAAVDFDLRFTYVLAGWEGTAHDALVLRDALERENGLLVPEGKFYLVDAGYGAKPGYLPQLVWDLKALLLWLLLFRAVRYHLNEWGNNPVQNEKELFNLRHSALRVTVERAFGSLKRRFKILDDATPFFPFSTQVDIVVACCIIHNWVLQDGLDEFIIQETNYIPNHNYAESSSGQASEHQYMVNFRQGIANAMWQDRQNYLEVLYHTWFAYYCWSNSLCMHCKDHKADAEYYNKPIEHYGEMATIFGATVATGKYAKGSNEPLATGIGDNEQPEDGGDGDTATVGNDGETSSSTRPSKRARTSEKEDDGLIVAMTAVGERLACAIEGWKGQGAS, from the exons ATGGAGCCTTCTTTTCGTAGTAGAAAGACCCATTGTACCCAAAATGTAATGGCAGCGGTAGATTTTGATCTTCGGTTCACATATGTGTTGGCTGGTTGGGAGGGGACTGCCCATGACGCTCTTGTTTTGAGAGATGCTTTAGAACGTGAAAATGGCCTTCTCGTACCAGAAG GTAAATTCTACCTAGTTGATGCGGGATATGGAGccaagccaggata cctaccccaacttgtttgggacttaaaggctttgttgttgtggtTGTTGTTGTTTCGTGCTGTGAGGTATCACTTGAATGAGTGGGGCAACAATCCCGTGCAAAATGAGAAGGAACTATTCAACCTCAGACACTCGGCCCTTCGTGTGACGGTAGAACGAGCATTTGGTTCGCTCAAGAGGAGATTCAAAATACTTGATGATGCCACTCCATTCTTCCCATTTTCAACACAAGTTGATATTGTGGTGGCTTGCTGCATTATTCATAACTGGGTTTTACAAGATGGCCTTGATGAGTTTATCATACAAGAAACCAATTATATACCAAATCATAACTATGCTGAATCATCAAGTGGCCAAGCGAGTGAGCATCAATATATGGTTAATTTTAGGCAGGGAATTGCCAATGCTATGTGGCAAGATCGCCAAAATTATTTAGAAG TTTTGTATCATACATGGTTTGCCTATTATTGTTGGTCTAATAGTTTGTGTATGCATTGTAAGGACCATAAAGCTGATGCTGAATATTATAACAAGCCGATTGAGCACTATGGTGAGATGGCAACAATCTTTGGTGCTACTGTGGCCACAGGGAAGTATGCAAAGGGATCAAATGAGCCACTAGCAACTGGAATTGGTGATAATGAACAGCCTGAAGATGGTGGGGATGGTGACACTGCTACTGTTGGTAATGATGGAGAAACATCTTCATCTACCAGACCTAGTAAAAGAGCCAGGACATCTGAAAAGGAAGATGATGGACTGATAGTAGCAATGACAGCTGTTGGGGAAAGGCTTGCTTGTGCCATAGAAGGCTGGAAAGGACAAGGAGCTTCCTGA